The Arachis duranensis cultivar V14167 chromosome 2, aradu.V14167.gnm2.J7QH, whole genome shotgun sequence genome has a window encoding:
- the LOC107474296 gene encoding uncharacterized protein LOC107474296 — MAGEESFVVLVNHRGPKTRSSVKFTDKDPLMLQEIVKYDCFTIGSDEDLQLGGSNRNTHTIGTVASSCSRPIGVSSSVPVNEPLVEPVASLSFAVDLNCSGGGEVGVGDIVPTSSQCVALAGLGDELLDDVDDDDVDPDLITDDSGNDIGASEPARAGGGSNSGTQQYPPHFSFLDLDAMRQEGVLGEPAGFSAKDSQGATGLVEFQTYSIRRRVQYKVVKSDYRRYVGKYSQFGNGCTWFIRLSLRQRKGFWEVKQSAFIMPMVRVDASVSIKMLLNAMATHFRFMPAYMSVWLAKQKAVRHIYGDWDESYNELCGGC, encoded by the exons ATGGCTGGTGAGGAGAGTTTTGTAGTATTGGTTAATCACAGAGGACCGAAAACACGATCTAGTGTGAAGTTCACCGATAAGGATCCTCTCA TGCTGCAAGAAATCGTGAAGTATGATTGTTTTACGATCGGGAGTGATGAGGACTTGCAG CTCGGGGGTTCGAACCGGAATACCCACACTATAGGCACGGTAGCCAGTTCTTGCTCTAGACCTATTGGTGTATCTTCGTCCGTCCCTGTGAATGAACCTCTGGTCGAGCCTGTCGCCTCCCTATCGTTTGCTGTTGATCTCAACTGTAGTGGAGGCGGAGAGGTTGGAGTAGGGGATATTGTGCCGACTTCTTCACAGTGTGTTGCACTGGCTGGTCTAGGCGATGAATTACTGGATGATGTTGACGATGATGATGTGGATCCGGATCTCATTACTGATGACAGTGGCAATGATATTGGAGCAAGTGAGCCAGCTAGGGCTGGAGGTGGTTCTAACTCTGGCACACAGCAGTACCCTCCGCACTTTTCATTTTTGGACTTGGATGCCATGAGACAGGAGGGAGTTCTTGGGGAGCCTGCTGGATTTAGTGCTAAAGATAGCCAGGGGGCTACAGGTCTCGTAGAGTTTCAG ACGTATAGCATCCGACGTAGGGTACAGTACAAGGTGGTGAAGTCTGACTATCGCCGGTATGTTGGAAAGTATTCTCAGTTTgggaatgggtgcacatggttTATTAGGCTTAGTCTCCGGCAGCgcaagggtttttgggaagtaAAACAATCGGCATTCATCATGCCAATGGTTAGAGTTGATGCATCCGTCAGCATCAAGATGCTCCTGAATGCGATGGCGACACACTTTAGGTTCATGCCGGCGTACATGAGTGTTTGGTTAGCGAAGCAGAAGGCCGTTCGCCACATCTATGGTGATTGGGATGAGTCGTACAACGAGCTCTGCGGTGGGTGTTAG
- the LOC107474297 gene encoding uncharacterized protein LOC107474297, whose translation MATIAEALSCLTLSPSNTQNTHQASTSSGLPSQPQPNPKGSINAITLRSGTKLDEVGLEPKSLRKEPLNEEIEEEVQVARDEKENVARGVEELSKVKEPKKKNPLEEPTPIPFPTLAKKAKNHEDLDFNIVEIFKNMEVTIPLFQAIQQVSKYAKFLKDVCTHKDKIADLNKSPLNLSPLKRSGARFVLANKSILSVIGILENVLVNIQGLLFPVDFHILETPPIDSDKPSSILLGKPFLKMSRFKLHAFSGAYSFEADGKIVKFTLDGSKKPTLEVYSIFGCDLIEDQVVEPSKEREKGNAVKESKSLDHTQPKHAKELEIFHLGEVPKDDH comes from the exons ATGGCAACCATTGCTGAAGCTTTATCCTGTTTGACTCTTTCTCCATCAAACACTCAAAATACCCATCAAGCTTCTACCTCTAGCGGTCTACCTTCTCAACCCCAACCAAACCCAAAGGGAAGCATTAATGCTATCACCCTTAGGAGTGGTACCAAGTTAGATGAAGTTGGTCTTGAGCCTAAAAGTTTGAGGAAAGAACCCCTCAatgaagaaatagaagaagaagtgcAGGTGGCTAGAGATGAGAAGGAAAATGTTGCAAGAGGCGTGGAGGAACTATCAAAGGTCAAGGAGCCCAAAAAGAAGAACCCTCTTGAAGAGCCTACACCAATTCCTTTCCCAACGTTGGCTAAAAAGGCTAAGAATCATGAAGACCTCGACTTCAATATAGTGGAGATTTTCAAGAATATGGAAGTTACCATTCCTCTATTTCAAGCTATCCAACAAGTGTCAAAGTATGCCAAATTTCTGAAGGATGTTTGCACACATAAGGATAAGATTGCTGACCTAAACAAAAGTCCG TTGAACTTGTCACCGTTGAAGAGGTCCGGAGCAAGATTTGTGTTGGCGAACAAAAGTATTTTGTCGGTTATAGGAATTTTGGAGAATGTATTGGTCAATATCCAAGGGTTGCTATTTCCAGTagattttcatattttggaaACCCCTCCAATTGATTCGGACAAGCCATCCTCTATTCTCCTTGGGAAACCATTTTTGAAGATGTCTCGATTCAAGTTGCATGCATTTTCGGGAGCTTACTCATTTGAGGCCGATGGAAAAATAGTGAAGTTCACTTTGGATGGATCCAAGAAGCCCACTCTTGAAGTCTACTCTATCTTTGGTTGTGACCTAATTGAAGATCAAGTGGTTGAGCCCAGTAAGGAGCGTGAAAAAGGAAATGCTGTCAAGGAGTCTAAATCATTGGACCACACACAACCCAAGCATGCCAAGGAGTTGGAAATCTTCCACCTTGGGGAAGTTCCAAAGGATGATCATTGA